The Salminus brasiliensis chromosome 3, fSalBra1.hap2, whole genome shotgun sequence genome contains a region encoding:
- the snx10a gene encoding sorting nexin-10A isoform X2 → MEDSIDHHTKKEFVSVWVRDPQVHKEDFWHTYIDYEICLHTNSMCFRKKTSCVRRRYSEFVWLRQRLQDNALLIQLPRLPPANPFFSLNNTYQVTQRMLGLQKFLDAILQMPLLLSDSRLHLFLQSHLNIAKMEACVQGQTRYTVAQAIQRCAYETRFPVEEESKSYCDSDCESTSSSGLGSSVGPATPIEMSTHNGGPAQPFLATPTQPELFKCLSSSPNDQKDKPS, encoded by the exons GAGTTTGTAAGTGTTTGGGTTCGGGATCCTCAGGTCCATAAGGAGGACTTCTGGCACACGTACATCGACTACGAGATCTGCCTTCAT ACCAACAGCATGTGTTTCCGTAAGAAGACCTCCTGTGTGAGGAGAAGATACAGTGAGTTTGTGTGGCTCCGTCAGAGATTGCAGGACAATGCTCTGCTCAT ACAGTTGCCCAGACTGCCCCCCGCCAACCCTTTCTTCAGCCTCAACAACACGTACCAGGTGACCCAGCGGATGCTGGGGCTGCAGAAGTTTCTGGACGC AATACTGCAGATGCCGCTGCTGCTGTCAGACAGCCGTCTGCACCTTTTCCTGCAGTCGCACCTGAACATTGCAAAAATGGAGGCCTGTGTTCAGGGCCAGACTCGCTACACAGTTGCCCAGGCCATTCAGCGCTGTGCGTACGAGACCCGCTTCCCTGTTGAAGAGGAGAGTAAGAGCTACTGTGACTCTGACTGTGAgag CACATCATCCTCCGGCCTGGGCAGTAGCGTTGGTCCAGCCACGCCTATTGAAATGTCTACCCACAATGGTGGCCCCGCCCAGCCGTTTCTGGCCACGCCTACACAGCCTGAGCTCTTCAAATGTTTATCGTCCTCACCCAACGATCAGAAGGACAAGCCCTCATGA